A genomic region of Papaver somniferum cultivar HN1 chromosome 7, ASM357369v1, whole genome shotgun sequence contains the following coding sequences:
- the LOC113294707 gene encoding uncharacterized protein LOC113294707: MVEALSRDSSGVVQSNFSLITPTSGVFQGSLQTCLLTMRGGSSSTHTASVSSNKRPPRPPPNASSDGGANSDGGASAAKDASVAGDASADGDATEAVIKVTETHSNKRKTPEDATEDDTEVSQVTEPKGKKRSDVWNHFDMDPKPSKYAKCRHCKTKIAAQGTKYGTGYHYNLL, from the exons ATggtt GAagctctttctcgtgattcttctGGTGTTGTTCAATCCAACTTCTCTTTGATTACTCCTACTTCTGGTGTCTTCCag GGATCTCTGCAA ACTTGCCTTTTGACAATGCGAGGAGGATCCAGTTCAACACATACTGCCTCTGTTTCTTCTAATAAGCGTCCACCTCGACCTCCACCTAATGCAAGTTCAGATGGAGGTGCAAATTCAGATGGAGGTGCAAGTGCTGCTAAAGATGCTAGTGTTGCTGGAGATGCTAGTGCAGATGGAGATGCAACTGAAGCTGTCATAAAAGTGAcagaaacacatagcaataagcgTAAAACCCCTGAAGATGCAACTGAAGATGACACAGAAGTGAGTCAAGTGACAGAACCAAAAGGAAAGAAACGTTCTGATGTGTGGAACCACTTTGATATGGACCCCAAGCCTTCGAAATATGCAAAATGTCGCCACTGTAAGACAAAGATTGCAGCTCAGGGTACCAAGTATGGGACAG GTTACCATTACAACCTCCTGTGA